In Paenibacillus sp. 1781tsa1, one DNA window encodes the following:
- a CDS encoding AraC family transcriptional regulator, with the protein MERSPVRTTIQAESGIPFRLVYSDTKSPQNELPDHLHDWHEIIYVYRGQGSIFIDTGLENMQEGDLFIIPGSTVHRALPDAGNPVTSSALFFSPGLLASTAGGASSSLLSLFERCRRQRVYKRHLNTEEQSQVAALIDDIQTEFQLGHHLSAHAALLRLQLLLIFLERLEAAGPANPGKSAPGPSWLSSTISHIDDNLRNGLSLHELAQYAAVSPAHFSRAFKRYTGMTLTDYALARRVIMAKEHLVQGDETMAAVADACGFDSLPHFYRQFKKLTGTTPAAYRRAMNS; encoded by the coding sequence ATGGAACGTTCACCTGTTCGTACAACTATTCAGGCAGAATCCGGTATTCCGTTCCGCCTGGTGTACAGTGACACCAAATCCCCTCAGAACGAATTACCAGATCACCTTCACGACTGGCATGAAATTATCTATGTATATCGGGGTCAGGGAAGTATCTTTATTGATACAGGACTTGAAAATATGCAGGAAGGCGATCTGTTCATTATACCGGGCAGCACGGTTCATCGAGCCTTGCCGGATGCAGGCAATCCCGTCACATCTTCCGCATTGTTCTTCAGCCCGGGATTGCTGGCATCGACTGCTGGGGGCGCTTCTTCTTCCTTGTTAAGCCTGTTTGAACGTTGTCGCAGACAACGAGTGTATAAGAGACATCTCAATACAGAGGAGCAATCACAGGTGGCAGCCCTTATTGATGATATTCAGACCGAATTCCAGCTCGGACATCATCTAAGCGCACATGCGGCCCTGTTACGGCTACAACTGTTGCTCATTTTTCTGGAACGTCTGGAAGCTGCGGGACCTGCAAACCCGGGTAAATCCGCTCCGGGTCCCTCATGGCTCTCTTCTACGATCTCTCATATTGACGATAACCTTCGGAATGGCCTTTCCCTGCATGAACTGGCTCAGTATGCTGCAGTATCACCAGCCCACTTCAGTCGTGCCTTCAAACGATACACGGGCATGACTCTAACGGATTACGCATTAGCGCGAAGGGTCATTATGGCGAAAGAGCATCTGGTGCAAGGCGATGAGACGATGGCAGCCGTTGCCGATGCTTGTGGGTTCGATAGTCTGCCCCACTTTTACCGTCAATTCAAAAAATTAACCGGTACAACTCCTGCAGCTTACCGCAGAGCCATGAACAGTTGA
- a CDS encoding YafY family protein, producing the protein MNRTNRLAAIVMALQHGHETAHSLGEKFEVSRRTILRDIQSLSEMNVPIIAISGPGGGFSLMEGYVLPPLQLDPVEAATLIFALEGLSRYADTPFHEKRWTLMNKVKAIIPDDIMARIDPMLKQLHHHIPDRNYILHHLDPLLACIPEQGWLSVLYRSVSRSRHRWLHICPTRVYASSGFWYCEAYSIEHGEQRLFRVDRIIDVKAIEPQDAQVLNEQAQQQQSKPIPPEQPPTLVKAQLSYRGMIEAEQDEHIGEKMIEIAPDLWELSFLCPPGEWDWAVRFFYRLGREAEVIEPLQLRSEIRQHAEEVSRRYLASTKS; encoded by the coding sequence ATGAATAGAACTAATCGGCTTGCTGCCATCGTAATGGCATTACAGCATGGTCACGAAACGGCACACTCATTAGGCGAGAAATTCGAAGTTTCCCGTCGCACAATCCTCCGGGATATTCAGTCCCTCTCCGAGATGAATGTGCCCATTATTGCCATTTCCGGTCCGGGAGGTGGTTTCAGTCTAATGGAAGGTTACGTATTGCCCCCATTACAGCTGGACCCGGTAGAGGCAGCGACGCTCATATTCGCTCTTGAGGGTCTGAGTCGTTACGCCGACACGCCCTTTCATGAGAAACGCTGGACCCTGATGAACAAAGTTAAAGCCATCATTCCGGATGATATCATGGCCCGAATTGATCCCATGCTCAAACAGCTGCATCATCATATTCCAGATCGCAATTACATTCTTCATCATCTCGACCCATTGCTGGCCTGTATACCTGAACAAGGGTGGTTGAGTGTGCTGTACCGCTCCGTATCGCGATCGCGTCACCGATGGCTGCATATCTGTCCCACACGGGTATATGCATCCTCCGGCTTCTGGTATTGTGAAGCATATTCGATCGAACATGGTGAACAGCGTCTGTTCCGGGTTGACCGAATTATCGATGTCAAGGCGATCGAACCACAGGATGCACAGGTGCTGAACGAACAGGCGCAGCAACAACAGAGCAAGCCAATCCCTCCAGAACAGCCGCCAACCCTGGTTAAGGCACAACTGAGTTATCGGGGAATGATTGAAGCTGAACAGGACGAGCATATTGGTGAAAAGATGATTGAAATTGCCCCGGATCTCTGGGAATTATCATTCCTTTGTCCACCAGGGGAATGGGACTGGGCCGTACGATTCTTTTACCGATTGGGACGTGAAGCCGAAGTGATCGAACCCCTCCAACTTCGTAGTGAGATTCGTCAGCATGCCGAGGAAGTGAGCCGGAGATACCTTGCTTCAACCAAGTCGTAG
- a CDS encoding UxaA family hydrolase translates to MNTTSTINDWIAIQPQDDVIIALRDYAKGEQITLPDGVSFNLLDDVPKGHKIAVHTLAPGDDVMKYGFSIGIAKEQIEQGSWIHSHNLKTGLHGLLEYEYQPGVQIQTDMPPEHLRSFDGYLRPNGEAGIRNEIWIVNTVGCINKVCEALARMGQSQFGSRVDGVFHFPHPFGCSQLGDDLKYTQQLLASLVEHPNAGGVLVIGLGCENNQVDEFRECIAPEYRGKVRFLKAQETDDELEEGLRLMEELVEIAEHEQRQPLPLSKLKIGLKCGGSDGLSGITANPLVGAVADMLVAAGGTAILTEVPEMFGAETILMNRAANEQVFHDLVDLVNGFKQYFVNHGQNIYENPSPGNKAGGITTLEEKSLGCTQKGGRSSVVDVLRYGKRVTQTGLNIVEAPGNDLVSVTALSAAGAHIVLFTTGRGTPFGGPVPTVKIATQSDLANRKKHWIDFNAGQLLEGRTMDEVKVQLFSQLIDIASGRSHTLSEQHGFREIAIFKDGVIL, encoded by the coding sequence ATGAACACAACAAGTACGATCAATGACTGGATTGCCATTCAACCACAGGATGACGTCATTATAGCGCTTCGTGACTATGCCAAAGGAGAACAGATTACACTGCCAGACGGAGTTTCTTTTAATTTGCTGGATGACGTGCCCAAAGGGCATAAGATTGCTGTGCATACGCTGGCACCGGGCGATGATGTGATGAAGTATGGTTTCTCCATCGGGATTGCCAAAGAGCAGATTGAGCAGGGAAGCTGGATTCATAGTCACAATCTGAAGACGGGTCTGCACGGATTGCTTGAATATGAGTACCAACCGGGAGTCCAGATTCAGACGGACATGCCTCCGGAACATCTGCGCTCATTCGATGGATATTTGCGTCCTAATGGTGAAGCAGGTATCCGTAATGAGATCTGGATTGTGAATACGGTCGGGTGTATCAATAAAGTGTGTGAAGCTTTGGCACGTATGGGTCAATCCCAGTTTGGAAGCCGGGTAGATGGTGTATTTCACTTTCCACATCCATTCGGGTGCTCACAGCTTGGTGATGATCTGAAGTATACACAACAGTTGCTGGCCTCTTTGGTGGAGCATCCGAATGCAGGAGGTGTGCTTGTCATCGGTCTGGGCTGTGAGAACAATCAGGTCGATGAATTCCGTGAGTGTATTGCTCCGGAATACCGAGGCAAAGTACGGTTTCTTAAAGCACAGGAAACGGATGACGAGCTTGAGGAAGGACTTCGCCTGATGGAAGAACTTGTGGAGATTGCCGAGCATGAACAACGGCAGCCGCTTCCGCTCAGTAAACTCAAAATTGGTTTGAAGTGTGGTGGTTCGGATGGTTTATCCGGCATTACAGCCAATCCGCTCGTCGGTGCGGTTGCTGATATGCTGGTTGCTGCCGGGGGTACGGCTATTCTGACGGAAGTACCGGAGATGTTTGGTGCGGAGACGATCTTAATGAACAGGGCTGCCAATGAGCAGGTATTTCATGATTTGGTGGACCTTGTGAATGGTTTCAAGCAATATTTTGTGAACCATGGCCAGAACATCTATGAGAATCCTTCACCTGGGAATAAGGCTGGTGGCATCACAACGCTGGAGGAAAAGTCACTTGGATGTACGCAAAAGGGAGGACGTTCTTCCGTAGTCGACGTTCTGCGTTATGGCAAACGTGTAACTCAAACCGGTTTGAACATTGTGGAAGCACCCGGGAATGATCTGGTGTCTGTTACGGCACTGTCTGCAGCCGGTGCACATATTGTGCTCTTCACAACAGGGCGGGGCACTCCCTTCGGAGGTCCGGTACCTACCGTCAAGATTGCGACTCAATCCGATCTGGCGAATCGCAAAAAACACTGGATTGACTTCAACGCAGGCCAGCTGTTGGAGGGGCGCACGATGGATGAGGTCAAAGTACAACTGTTCAGCCAGCTGATTGACATTGCTTCAGGACGGTCACACACACTCAGTGAGCAGCATGGATTCCGGGAGATTGCCATATTCAAGGATGGCGTGATCCTCTAA
- a CDS encoding AraC family transcriptional regulator — MFISPRHQRYFMTSRDQPLPLYIESLGYNGNQEKVSRSAGYPCYHWLQTVKGAGEFKFAGSTVILGEASGILLPPNEPHEYVRAQGEWETLYITFGGSQCPAIMESLGLGEAAFHQWEQSSPFNDYGQEVLDSIRSDQDLSGLEASADIYRFLILLKKHGMTGNRSSISHAVERLAPLIAFMEQHYANPEIGLEHMAAVTGISSRHLNTLFKQSFGMTAYSYFILLRIRKAKEIMTGNTALTIRETAVRVGFRDSSHFVATFRRIEGVTPEQFRNLY, encoded by the coding sequence ATGTTTATCTCACCCCGACATCAACGATATTTCATGACATCACGTGATCAGCCGCTGCCCCTTTATATTGAGAGCCTGGGTTATAACGGCAATCAGGAGAAGGTGTCCAGATCTGCGGGGTATCCTTGTTACCACTGGCTTCAGACCGTGAAGGGGGCCGGAGAATTTAAGTTTGCCGGGTCCACGGTCATACTGGGGGAAGCATCCGGTATTTTGCTTCCTCCGAATGAACCGCATGAATATGTGCGCGCTCAGGGGGAGTGGGAGACACTTTACATTACATTTGGCGGTTCCCAGTGTCCGGCAATCATGGAGTCACTTGGTCTGGGTGAAGCGGCATTCCATCAGTGGGAGCAGAGCAGCCCGTTTAACGACTACGGCCAGGAAGTGCTGGATTCGATCAGAAGTGATCAGGATTTGTCGGGACTCGAAGCGTCAGCGGATATATACCGATTTCTGATTTTGCTCAAAAAACATGGCATGACGGGCAATCGTTCTTCTATCTCACATGCCGTGGAGAGACTCGCTCCACTCATTGCATTTATGGAACAGCACTATGCGAATCCCGAGATTGGACTCGAACATATGGCTGCCGTAACGGGGATCTCATCCAGACATCTGAACACGTTGTTCAAACAGTCCTTTGGCATGACAGCCTACAGTTATTTCATTTTGCTGCGCATACGCAAGGCTAAGGAAATCATGACCGGCAATACCGCCCTGACGATTAGGGAAACCGCAGTTCGGGTGGGCTTTCGGGATTCAAGCCATTTTGTAGCTACATTTCGCAGAATTGAGGGAGTGACTCCTGAACAGTTCCGTAACTTGTATTAA
- a CDS encoding alpha/beta hydrolase has protein sequence MTTTIPLWDHAAPYAAQGHEDEMPHLIPFIQPGSESAVIVCPGGGYGFLADHEGAPIAELLNRAGISAFVLKYRVAPHQHPAPITDGQRAIRYVRAHAEQYGINPAKIAVLGFSAGGHLTATLGTLYDEGQPDHEDRIERQSSRPDRVILCYPVITMESYGHAGSRENLLGSDASAEQIRAFSAEQQVRADAPEAFIWHTSDDQAVPVENSLRYALALGAHGIPYDLHVFEKGSHGLGLAEDNHAVRVWSDLCLTWLKNQGW, from the coding sequence GTGACAACAACGATACCCTTATGGGATCATGCTGCACCTTATGCAGCGCAGGGTCATGAAGACGAGATGCCACATTTGATTCCATTTATTCAGCCTGGTTCCGAGAGCGCTGTCATTGTATGCCCTGGTGGTGGCTATGGATTTTTGGCTGACCATGAAGGTGCTCCAATAGCCGAATTGTTGAACCGTGCAGGCATCAGTGCATTTGTCCTGAAATATCGGGTGGCGCCTCACCAGCATCCTGCACCGATAACAGATGGTCAGCGTGCCATACGTTATGTTCGTGCGCATGCCGAGCAGTACGGGATCAATCCTGCCAAGATTGCAGTACTTGGATTCTCTGCAGGTGGACATCTTACAGCAACACTGGGAACGCTGTATGACGAGGGGCAACCGGATCATGAGGATCGGATTGAACGCCAAAGTTCACGCCCGGACCGGGTTATTCTCTGTTATCCGGTCATTACGATGGAGTCCTATGGACATGCCGGTTCCCGTGAAAATTTGCTTGGGTCTGATGCGTCTGCCGAGCAGATTAGAGCTTTTAGCGCGGAGCAGCAGGTGAGAGCGGATGCTCCTGAAGCGTTCATCTGGCACACCAGCGATGACCAGGCAGTGCCTGTAGAGAATAGCTTGCGTTATGCACTTGCATTGGGTGCGCATGGCATTCCTTATGACTTGCATGTTTTTGAAAAAGGCTCACATGGACTTGGATTGGCTGAGGATAACCACGCGGTTCGGGTATGGTCGGATCTATGCTTGACGTGGCTTAAGAATCAAGGCTGGTAA
- a CDS encoding beta-galactosidase: MISSKLPKMFYGGDYNPEQWDHETHLEDLRMFQLAGIDIATINVFSWALIQPDEVTYRFEELDQLINRLYENGVYICLATSTAAHPAWMAKKYPDVLRVDADGRKRKFGGRHNSCPNSPTYRKYAEKIADKLAERYKDHPAVLVWHISNEYGGECYCDNCEKAFRVYLKERYQTLEQVNKAWNTNFWGHTFYDWDEIVLPSNLSEHWGNNNSTFQGISLDYSRFNSDSMLDCYLLEYDAIKKHIPDSVVTTNLMGFFKQLDYFKWAKHMDIVSWDSYPGLATPVSFTAMAHDLMRGLKDGQPFMLMEQTPSQQNWQPYNSLKRPGVMRLWSYQSVAHGADTIMFFQLRRSIGACEKYHGAVIEHAGHENTRVFREVAELGKELQMLGDTTLDASVESKVAIVFDWDNWWAIEKSSGPTVALNYVDQIHKYYAAFFRRNIQVDIISVDTDMSTYDIVLAPVLYMVKPGFAAKLEKYVEAGGTFLTTFFSGIVNENDLVTTGGYPGELRKLLGIWVEEIDALLPEQKNRIVLKEAYGDLEGEYDCGMLCDLLHSEGAEVIAEYGDDFYKGMPVVTRNTFGQGEAWYVASDPDERFLDGLLGQLAAAKNVDSLLETPEGVEVSARTKDGKPYLFVMNHNATTQSYDLGTAKAHDLLTHRELSGNVEIEARGVQLLEMK, encoded by the coding sequence TTGATTAGCAGCAAACTACCCAAAATGTTCTACGGCGGCGATTATAACCCGGAACAGTGGGACCACGAAACCCACCTTGAAGACCTGCGCATGTTCCAATTGGCAGGCATTGATATTGCCACAATCAACGTATTTTCATGGGCACTGATTCAGCCTGATGAAGTTACTTACCGTTTTGAAGAACTCGACCAACTAATTAATCGTTTATATGAAAATGGTGTCTATATATGCCTTGCAACGAGTACGGCTGCCCATCCGGCCTGGATGGCAAAGAAATATCCAGACGTGCTTCGTGTAGATGCCGATGGACGCAAACGCAAATTCGGTGGGCGCCATAATTCCTGTCCCAACAGCCCGACCTATCGCAAATACGCTGAGAAGATTGCAGATAAATTGGCCGAACGATACAAGGATCACCCCGCAGTTCTCGTATGGCACATCTCCAATGAATATGGCGGTGAGTGTTACTGTGATAACTGTGAGAAAGCATTCCGCGTGTATCTGAAAGAACGTTATCAGACTCTGGAACAGGTCAACAAAGCGTGGAACACGAATTTCTGGGGGCATACCTTCTACGATTGGGACGAGATTGTACTACCGAGCAACCTGAGCGAACATTGGGGTAACAACAATTCAACATTCCAGGGAATCTCGCTGGACTACTCTCGCTTCAACTCCGACAGCATGCTGGATTGTTATCTGTTGGAATACGATGCGATCAAAAAACACATTCCAGACTCCGTTGTTACGACCAATCTGATGGGATTCTTCAAACAATTGGACTATTTCAAATGGGCAAAACATATGGATATCGTCTCCTGGGACAGCTATCCCGGTCTCGCAACACCTGTCAGCTTCACGGCCATGGCACATGACCTTATGCGCGGACTGAAGGATGGTCAACCGTTCATGCTTATGGAGCAAACACCAAGTCAGCAGAACTGGCAGCCGTATAACTCACTGAAACGTCCAGGTGTCATGCGTCTGTGGAGTTATCAATCTGTTGCGCACGGGGCCGATACCATCATGTTCTTCCAGCTTCGCCGCTCCATCGGTGCATGTGAGAAGTATCATGGTGCAGTTATTGAGCATGCTGGACACGAGAATACACGTGTATTCCGCGAAGTCGCTGAACTCGGCAAGGAATTGCAGATGCTTGGTGACACCACGCTGGATGCATCTGTTGAATCCAAAGTAGCGATTGTGTTCGACTGGGATAACTGGTGGGCCATCGAAAAATCAAGCGGACCTACAGTTGCCCTGAACTATGTGGATCAGATCCATAAATATTACGCAGCCTTCTTCCGCCGCAACATTCAAGTAGATATCATCAGTGTGGATACAGATATGAGCACATACGACATTGTCCTTGCCCCTGTCCTTTACATGGTTAAACCAGGGTTTGCCGCCAAACTGGAGAAGTATGTTGAAGCAGGTGGCACATTCCTGACGACCTTCTTCAGTGGTATTGTGAACGAGAACGATCTCGTGACCACAGGTGGATATCCGGGGGAACTCCGTAAACTTCTCGGAATCTGGGTGGAAGAGATTGATGCCCTGCTGCCTGAGCAAAAGAACCGCATTGTTCTCAAAGAAGCCTACGGCGATCTTGAAGGAGAATATGACTGTGGCATGCTGTGTGACCTGCTACACAGTGAAGGAGCCGAAGTCATCGCGGAGTATGGAGACGACTTTTATAAAGGCATGCCTGTTGTGACACGTAATACCTTTGGTCAAGGTGAAGCCTGGTACGTTGCATCCGACCCGGATGAGCGCTTCCTGGATGGTTTGCTGGGACAGCTTGCAGCAGCCAAGAACGTAGACTCCTTGCTTGAGACACCGGAAGGTGTTGAAGTAAGCGCACGTACCAAAGACGGTAAACCTTACCTGTTTGTCATGAACCATAACGCAACCACGCAATCCTATGATCTCGGTACAGCCAAGGCACATGACCTGCTCACCCATCGCGAGCTTTCGGGAAATGTTGAGATTGAAGCCCGCGGGGTGCAATTGCTCGAAATGAAATAA
- a CDS encoding tagaturonate reductase, whose product MSASTKRPRLKLNLLGSDGQRKCKEIMERPVKVLQIGEGNFLRGFADWMLHESARQGKFHGSVAVTQPRPGGKAKLEQIRNQDGLYTMITRGLSQGKPVERTELISIFSQCINPYEEWDAFLNLAELPSLEFVISNTTESGLKYTYADYIEGEPIQSFPGKLTVFLHQRYLKFDGDPSRGLIHLPCELLEGNGDVLRSCVLRYSEDYGYSDGFRSWIENHNHFLNNLVDRIVTGAPTQEEADSLTNRWGYEDQLINTAEPYHFWAIQGDESLDKKLPLKQAGLNVHWVKDLKPFQIRKVRILNGAHTLMSSLGILQGKQHVRETMEDPHFGSWIREAVHQEIVPALDMPEHQLDQYAEEVFERFLNPYIDHKLQDIALNTIGKFKVRVLPTLLSYEQNQGSWPERLIQGFAGLLCLYRPVNTPEGYKAQRLNGDDILLRDDPDVLGALAAHWDGYDTLNRDQKQLDNRLAAVLSDSLIWGENLDARKGLRAALVNEIGLLEGEGK is encoded by the coding sequence ATGTCGGCAAGCACGAAACGGCCAAGGTTGAAGCTGAATTTACTGGGGAGCGATGGTCAGCGCAAGTGCAAGGAGATTATGGAGCGTCCCGTGAAAGTTTTGCAGATCGGAGAAGGTAATTTTTTGCGGGGATTTGCAGACTGGATGCTTCATGAGAGTGCCAGACAAGGCAAATTCCATGGAAGTGTAGCTGTTACCCAACCACGACCGGGAGGCAAGGCCAAGCTGGAACAGATCCGTAATCAGGATGGATTATATACGATGATTACGCGAGGTCTGTCTCAAGGGAAGCCAGTTGAGCGGACAGAGTTGATCTCTATTTTCTCACAGTGTATCAATCCATATGAGGAATGGGATGCCTTTCTGAACTTGGCGGAACTGCCTTCACTTGAGTTCGTTATTTCCAATACAACCGAATCAGGATTGAAATATACGTATGCGGACTATATCGAGGGTGAACCGATCCAATCATTTCCGGGGAAATTAACGGTTTTCCTGCATCAGCGATATTTGAAATTTGATGGTGATCCATCCAGAGGTTTGATTCATCTGCCATGCGAGCTGCTTGAAGGCAATGGTGATGTGCTGCGCAGTTGTGTCCTCCGTTATAGTGAGGATTATGGGTATTCGGATGGCTTCCGTTCATGGATTGAGAACCATAATCACTTCCTGAACAATCTGGTAGACCGAATTGTCACAGGTGCGCCGACCCAAGAAGAAGCTGATTCCCTAACGAATCGCTGGGGTTATGAGGACCAGTTGATTAATACGGCAGAGCCATATCATTTCTGGGCCATTCAGGGTGATGAATCATTGGACAAAAAACTTCCTCTCAAACAGGCAGGTCTCAATGTACATTGGGTGAAAGATCTGAAGCCTTTCCAGATACGCAAGGTTCGTATTTTGAATGGGGCACATACCTTAATGTCATCCCTCGGCATTCTGCAAGGCAAGCAGCATGTGAGAGAAACGATGGAAGATCCACATTTTGGCTCATGGATCAGGGAAGCTGTGCATCAGGAGATCGTCCCTGCTCTTGATATGCCCGAACATCAGCTGGACCAGTATGCGGAAGAAGTGTTCGAACGGTTCCTTAACCCGTATATTGATCACAAATTGCAAGATATTGCTTTGAATACGATCGGAAAATTCAAGGTTCGTGTGCTGCCTACACTTTTGTCTTACGAGCAAAATCAGGGAAGTTGGCCAGAACGTTTAATTCAAGGGTTTGCTGGATTACTATGTCTCTATCGTCCTGTGAATACGCCAGAGGGTTACAAGGCACAACGACTGAATGGGGATGACATTCTGCTGCGGGATGACCCCGATGTCCTGGGTGCTTTGGCTGCACACTGGGACGGTTATGACACGCTCAATAGGGATCAGAAGCAACTGGATAACCGGCTAGCGGCTGTGTTGTCGGATTCCCTGATCTGGGGCGAAAATCTGGATGCAAGAAAAGGACTGCGTGCAGCACTTGTTAATGAAATCGGTTTGTTGGAAGGTGAAGGAAAATGA